The genomic region ACGGAATACACGATTCGACGGCAGCGGCATATCTCTGATCCTTGAGCGAGATTTCGAGCAGCACGGGCTCATGCACCGGTTTACGGAACCTGTGCTGATTCTCACGCAGCCACATGACGGCACGGTAGACGCCCTCGTCGGCGGCGCGGATCTTCTCGAGTCGCTGTTGCGGCACGTTGTCGAGCTGTGCCAGCTGCTGGCGATACGTGTGCAAGCCTTTGTCGATCGTCTGACTTTCCACGTTGACGTCCTGCATCTGACGTTGAATGTCGCCACGTCGAGCGTGAAAGTCGCCCAGTTTGTCTCTCTGGCTGCGCAACTcggcctcgatctcggccgTGTCTTGAACACCGGGCGCTGCGCCGAGTTGAGCGGTACGATCGGCGACCTCTTTGCGCAACTCGAGCACTCGACGTGCGCGATCTTGGTCTTTGCGCGTGAGTGTGCCCACGTCCGAGAGTCTAGACTCGATTTCGCGTCCGATCTCTTCGACGGCGCTGACCAATTGTCGTcgcttcttgtcgtcgctgGCGTAGACGGCTTGGAGACGCTCAAGTTCGATTGTGAGTTTAGACGTCAAATCTTCGAGATCCTTGCGCTTCTGTTTGACGGGTTCGCTCTGCTTGATGGCATCGGCGAGGTCTTTGCGTTTCTTCTCGCGTTCTTGGTGCAATTCGGCGACGTTGCGCTTGGTGCGGTTGTAATCGGCCATGGCGATCATGACTTCGAGTTTTTCtatgcgctgctcgacttgctgTCGCTCTTCGAATCGTTGCACGTCAACGTGGAGCGCCTGATTgcgttgctcgagatgcgccTTTTCTTCTCGCTTGGTTTTGAGCTGACTGGCGACCTCGGCTGCGGCTTTGCCGTGCTCGGTGAGTTTTTCGTGCCAGCGGACGAGCCTTGCACCGCCCACCGCCTTTTGGGTCTCGACGAGTCGCTTTGCATCAGTCATCTTTGCAAACTCGTGCACCTTGTCCTGCGGTAGGAATGAGCAGAGATTGGCAACGTCGATGTTGAATTCGGACACGGTGGCAAGCACGTCGGACTTTGTGGTGGAGCGACCGTCGAGGTACCAGTCGCTCTTGTTGCtggcggtggtgatggtgcgTCGGATGACAGGGTTGGAAGAGCCGGAGCTTGCTTggagctcgatctcgatccagcCTTCTGTCTCACCACGTTTGACAAACGAGCCGAGGTTCGAGGCACGACCAAGTAGACTGGGATGGCCTCCGAGGCCCAGAGCAATGGCGCATGCGATACTGCTCTTGCCGGTACCGTTGGGACCGCAGATGAGGTTGAGGTAGGGACCGACGCGGAACTCGACCGAGTCGTAGGTGAGGAAATTGGAGAGGGCGATGCGACGGATGGAGCCGGGGAGATATTTGTCTGGGGAGCGATGCTTGCGCTGTGTTGGTTCGTACCCGCTGGCAGTCACGGAATCGGCTGAGACGAGGCTCTCCGGAGGTGCGGCGGCGAGGTCGACGTCATCTTGCTgttcgtcttggtcgtcgtctgAATCAAGCACACGATCTGCAGCGTGTTTGCGACGTGGTGCTATGCCGTTTGTCTGGTGTTGGTCAGCAAAGTCGGCACGTTGGCGCTTACAGGGAGAGGGAGAGGGAGATGCAGACTCTTCTCGATCAGATCCGGATCCAGATCGATCGAGCGCATTGATGCGATTTGTGCGCTTGAGGCGagcgttgctgttgctggtaGTTGGTTGTGTCGACAAAGCAGAGGGAAGCTGTACAGACACGGAAGGAGAGCGTTTGAGCGCTCTGCGCTGCGAGGGCTCGAGCTGTGGTGTTGATCGTCTCATGCTGGTGGATTGAGAATTGGTTTGCTCGGCCAGCGCTCTGCGGGTAGAGGGTATGTtggacgaggcagaggaggagCCTAACGCGTTCTCTGGACGGCGCTGCGAAGAGCGGGTTGAAGAGAAGGGACCAAAGTCCTGATCTTGCGAGACTCGGAAGGAGGAGGGCAAGGAAGCAAGCGCCGATGAACCTCGAGTCTCGAGATGCATGTCGACAAGATCATAGCCTCATAGCTGGATGACTGGATGGTTGCTAGGTagatgatggtggcaaGGATGCGGTGGTAGTTGCAAGGATGTCACGATGGGAGCCAAGGAGATGATAAGCGTCTACGTCGTAATAAGCTCTGGCAGACGATTGGCAGATGATGCGTTGCGTCGTGGATGCTAGGGGGTGGTGCGACTGGATGATGGGCAAAGTGTTGAGAAGACAAGCTGGTATAGCTCTATGGACGGTGGCTTGACGGTACGATGAATGACGAGCAGAGATGCAGGGATAAAGAGAAGCGCATCCAAGTGTTGGTTGTATCTCGGCAAGCTCCCAACCTCGACGCTCGCGGTATTCCAAagcattcgcgattcaaATTCTCTCACCTCGGAGCGGAGcaatactcgtgacttagGGTAACGACTGAGCAGAAGAGACGTGAGAGCGACGCGGTAAgtgctgcgctcgtcgcttggcttgcttcaatcacgaatcacgaatcacgaatcacgaatcatgaatttGACCCATATTTTCAACACCcaacgtcgtgcgtgttggactcgctcgcacctctctctcttttgGCGATTCAGCCGACCAAACACGACGTCCAAAAGCGCGTTCGTTTTGCGTTTTGCGTTTTGCGTTTGGCGTTTTTCTCGCTCAATGCTCAGTCGTGAGGTGGGCAGGCTGTGCGTGTGTGTCTTCGCGTAAAGAGCCGAAGCTGTCTGTCTACTGACATCCGAAACAACACCACACGTCGATCCACGCTGCACCCACGGATAGACGGATAGACGGATAGACGGATAGACGGATAGACGGATAGACAGAGTGCAACACGCAATTGTAAACATTCGTCTGCTGAACCAACTGCATAGCAGCCTGCCATCATACATGCATAGCAGCTACAGGAAACGTCGAGAACCGCTGCCAAAACGGTCTCCAAGTGCATGCGCATCCGACATCATCTTGCTTCGCTTCGTTTGGTCCATCAGACTTGCGCCGATACTCAGCGCTGCGTCACGATCCCAAATCATCGGTGCTGCCGCTCTGCCTGAACGaacctcgtcctcttcccTCTGTTTGCGTGACTTTGTGCTCTGGcgctctcgatctcggccgCCATGTGTGTGCctgtccttgtccttgtccttgtccttgtcccGGTcgcgagagcgagagcgagagcgcgagcgcgagcgatATGATTCTTTTCTCCTTGATCCCAATTgttcgtcgtcgctgcgtctGTGCCGCGAGCTTTTATGCGAGCGATGCGAGTCGTCGTGTCGACAACTTCTACGCCCGTGTGTCCGTTCATGTCGATCTTTTGGCTTATCCCTGGCAGccggcgagcttgacctgGATCGGTGCCTTTTCCGACGATCACGGTCGTCACTGTGGCTGTGTCGAGATGATCTCTTCTCGCtcttgccatcgtcgtGATCATGTCGCGTTCGCTTCTCCTTTCTCCTGTCTCGCCTCGCCGCATCCTCGAGTTTGTCTTTGAGctctctctttcttctCTCGTTGTGCTCCTCCACCAAACTCTTCTTGGCACTCCTCTCACCCGCCACTGCGGCAGCGACGATCGAGTCCCTTCGTTGccctctctctttctctaAGGCTTCCATTTCGTTGACGCTCGTTCCGCTCGTGGCTCTGAGACCCGACACTTGCTCCTGCATCCTCAAACGTCGTTCTTCGGGTGTCTCGGTCCAAGCGCTTAGATCTGTCTCCTCTGCATTGGCTCTACCACCGCCACGCGCTGAAACCCTGGGTGTAGTCTGAGCAAACCCACGCGatttgagcttgagcggATCGCCGGCTACCGTCTGCAACGATGCAGAATTCGACAGCGACGGTGGAACCAGCATCCATTCCGGGCGAGAATTGGCTGCTTTGTGCGCTGCTATTTTCGCATCCTCCTCAGCCGCTTTTTTGCGTGCTTCTCGTTCGAGAAACTGTCTGGCTCCTTCACCCAGTGTATTTTGCGCACCTGTGGTTGGTGACGCCACAGCCGGTCCGATGGATGGCCCCACTTGATCGTCCGATGACACTGTATTTGAGCCGAAACTGGATGCTGAGTgagaacgagaacgagcgcGAACAAAGTCGGTTGGGAGGTGAGGGCCTGCAACCACGCGTCGAGTGGTCTGGATCGCAGAAGCATCGGAGCCGGATGGCGAGACAGAACGATTCGAGCAAGAACCAGCAaatgacgagcgagacgaaAACGAAAGCGAGGCTGATctggatcgagatcgagatcgtTCTGGATGGTAAGGGAGTTGAGGTCCGATAACCGACATCTTGATCGTTTCTCGACACTCGAGGTCGAGTGGACTTGAAAGCCAAATGATGGTGGCACAAGAACCTCAGACAGCTCATACACAAGCAccatcatgaatcgtgaatcgtgaatcgtgaatcgtgaaatcacgaatctggcAGCCTGTGCGTCACGCGCGTGTGGAGTTTTCTTTTTCTCGCACCCCACCGCCTAAGTCGACAACTGAAGTAGTTGACTCCGAATTCCGAGCTTGCCTCGACCTGACTTTCTTTTCACGATGGAttctgctcgtcgtcatccttcCTTGTCTGCCTAGCACGTCTCCACACCCGTACATGATGGCTGACAATATcggatcgagctcggcgcTGCTACCTCCAGGCTGGACCTCCCACGTCAGCCCCGCAGGCCGCACCTACTACCACAACCCCTCCACCGGCGTCAGCACGTACGCCTTTCCCACACCAAAACCGCCCAAGCGAGAAAAACCCGTCTGCAAAACACCGATCCCCAACACTTGCGGATGGCTCAAAGTCACGACCAACAGGGACAATGTCTTCTACTTCAATCCGCACACAAACAGGAGCGAGTGGCTGCCACCTCGCGAGGTGGTGGCTGCATTGAAGCAGATGCAGGAACATGAATTGCAAGAAAAAGAGAAAGCCAAAAGGCAGCAGGAGCAAAGAGAAAGGGAGGAACATCAAAGGAAaaagagagaaagaagGGAGAGAAAAAGGAAGCTCGAGGAGGGTGTACCAATTACAGAGTTTGATGCCAGTAAACGGGTGTGTGCggatgacgaagaggatggggacgaggatgaggacgaggacgattTGGACCAAGAAAAGAGCTCTACAATAAGCAGCCAGTCTGGTCCTTCAGTTACTGGGCAATTTCAGTCGGATGGTGCTCAGCACAATGCTGACGTAACCATGGAGGATAAAAAcgacgacaatgacgatgatgatgaagaaTGGCAACGTCAAATCGCCGAACAGATGGCTACcgaagcacaagcagaGACTGAAGCACAGGCACAAGCAGAAACAGAAACGGAAACGGAAACGCAAGCTGTGCAGCCATCAGCAACGCCTACGACGAAAAGCCTCGAAGAGATAAAAACCGCCTTCATGACGTATCTGACATCACTCAATGCCACCCGGCACGAAATCAACCCAATGGCACCGTACGATGTCGAACTTTGCAAATTCGCCTCGCATCCGTCCTGGATCGACTTGCCCAAGCGCGAGAGGCAAGATACATTCAACGAATGGTGCAAGCTTCGCATTCGAGAAAAGCGAGCGGCGAAAGTTGGCGCCACTGCTAGTAACGCTTGCTTTTCCGCTGGAAccaactcgatctcgtcgagtAAAGCCGAGACCGCCTTGCGCTCATTATTGAAGGCAGAAGTTCGATCTACACGGACCAAGTTTTCGGATTTTGCCAAAGCGTTTTCCGATGATCCGCGATTCATGTCTTACGGCGGCTCGAATTCGGATCGAGAAACGCTGTTCAAGCAACACCTGGTTGAATTGGGAGAAGAAAAgcggcgagcagctcagctgGCTGAAAGTGAGTTTCTCCAATTGCTCTCGGACAAACTTGGAGGAAATTACCGCGACAAGGTGGCTGCGGCGAAAGCAGATGCGGCGTTGGACAAGGAGCACGAGAAACAACGCGTGATGCAAGTATGGATGCAAGCCAAACGCACACCTGGGATAATCGAGGATGCGAGGTACGATGGCGTGGGAAGCTCGACGCGGCGATTTGAGCTGTTTGGCACTTGGGCGAGCGGTGAACGGCGGGCGGCTTGTGCGCGAGCTTGCTTGAAAAGTGGCAGTTGGACTTCAAACCGTCCAGACGACGCGGCGTCGAAGGCGTCGAATGCGTGCGATCTTGACCGAAAACTCAAAGAGAAAGACGAGGATCGTCAAGCAGCGTTGCGGCAGCGCGAGCAGAAAGTGCGACTTGAACGCTCGCGTGTGGAGCGACTGAATCTTAGCGCGATGCGAAACGCGTCTCGAGAAGAATCGTTGCGGTGTTTCGAACAACTGTTATTGGATAGGGTGCACTCTGCGGACGTCGATTACGAGACTGGTATGCGGCGACTGTGTCGTGATGCGCGGTTTGATTCGGCGCAACTGACGGATGCGGATCGGAAGCGGTTGTTTGAACAACACATGTCGCGCCTGCGCGCTAAGCAAGAGGATCGACTGGGTGTTGTATtcgcgcgacacgcaccGACGCTCTCAACGCATCGTGAGCATGTACTTGCGCTGACTCGTGACGATGCGGACCTCTCGCATCCGCCACTCTCGGTGTATGCTCAAGACGAGACCCTATTACGCGCCGCATACGACCGCTGGCATTCGCACCGATGCTCGCAGGCCGAGCAGGATTTCAAGCACATGTTGAGCGAGTCTGCATTCGTCGACTTCTGGGGTCGGCTGAAATCCGCTTTCGACGCTTCGCAATCCTCGACACTCACCAGCGTGCCCAAAACCAAGCAGCACGCAATCTTGATGCATCAACccgacgatcaagacgagcaggcAGACGCATCAACCAGCTTGATCGTCATGGCGAGCAAGGTGGATCTCAACCAGATCGAATCCGTGCTCAAAAACGATGCGCGATTCAGAGCATGGAACCACGACCCcgagacgaggaggagctggaTCAGAGACCATCTGCAACgtcttgctgctcctgcGATGAGCGTTCATCGTTGAAACCAACACCATCCTGTACGCACCAAGTACTTTGCATTGTCAAACACACAAAGCTACATACCTCTACCGAATCTGGCGCCAAGATTTCCCATTTCACTGTCAGCGTTTCAGAAACAGTCGACGCGCTGTGGTGGATGCGGGTGGTCTAGTGAGTgcacagaatcacgatcgAATCGCATGGCTGATTGGGATTCAGAAGGATTTGCATGACTAGTTACGATATCTACAGACTAGTGTTTCAGCTTGGCCGCATTTGCCTCGTGGATCCGTTTACCGAGCC from Mycosarcoma maydis chromosome 9, whole genome shotgun sequence harbors:
- a CDS encoding DNA repair ATPase SMC5 (related to SMC5 - Structural maintenance of chromosomes, required for cell viability) → MRRSTPQLEPSQRRALKRSPSVSVQLPSALSTQPTTSNSNARLKRTNRINALDRSGSGSDREESASPSPSPCKRQRADFADQHQTNGIAPRRKHAADRVLDSDDDQDEQQDDVDLAAAPPESLVSADSVTASGYEPTQRKHRSPDKYLPGSIRRIALSNFLTYDSVEFRVGPYLNLICGPNGTGKSSIACAIALGLGGHPSLLGRASNLGSFVKRGETEGWIEIELQASSGSSNPVIRRTITTASNKSDWYLDGRSTTKSDVLATVSEFNIDVANLCSFLPQDKVHEFAKMTDAKRLVETQKAVGGARLVRWHEKLTEHGKAAAEVASQLKTKREEKAHLEQRNQALHVDVQRFEERQQVEQRIEKLEVMIAMADYNRTKRNVAELHQEREKKRKDLADAIKQSEPVKQKRKDLEDLTSKLTIELERLQAVYASDDKKRRQLVSAVEEIGREIESRLSDVGTLTRKDQDRARRVLELRKEVADRTAQLGAAPGVQDTAEIEAELRSQRDKLGDFHARRGDIQRQMQDVNVESQTIDKGLHTYRQQLAQLDNVPQQRLEKIRAADEGVYRAVMWLRENQHRFRKPVHEPVLLEISLKDQRYAAAVESCIPFAVQKSFVCQTREDYDLFSHELIDRMKLRLTVAEVQGITLGSMKPDVPREQLADLGFEAYMIDMIDGPEDVLVHLCRQSHLHRLPVTLNPNVDVERIEQSGRFRRFIAGGENFTINVSRYGNDARQTVSRRINPARSLVNSVDRERQRSLSTQIQQLTDEKKQLEAKTLQLLKEDKSVQAAISRIEQQVNELKSQKRDRIGAQRAWERESALIEARRRELRDKEREASAEEKRTRLMNEVRRLAQRRSQKMQDLCAQTVQISKVADRKHMASLSKWQWDATAAGLENQLRDLQETERELAATLEEAVAAHASARREAHELRTQVQKMIDEAGDLLSDLDPQDDELLDVDRLNAELRAEQSKLELAEGVRPEVIDQYRQRQREIATLGSEIAELSEMQTRINERIDKLRNKWEPTLRQLVSAVSREFSRAFDEMGLAGELRIVEDADYEKWRLEIMVKFRNAEELAPLSAQHQSGGERTLSTIMYVMSLLQLSRSPFTLVDEINQGMDPTAERVTHNHIVRLTCQTTASQYFLITPKLLPDLAVHELQKVLLVCNGVYGESRFDFSTVLDRKRAALRIGRPAHTLAATRAVMHHVHRHF